A region of Vitis riparia cultivar Riparia Gloire de Montpellier isolate 1030 chromosome 1, EGFV_Vit.rip_1.0, whole genome shotgun sequence DNA encodes the following proteins:
- the LOC117930241 gene encoding WAT1-related protein At3g28050-like produces MWSFKLTLVMLVIESLEMGLNTISKAAMSRGMSNFVFVVYSNTFAIPFLLLSCLLFHRRKPPPPLTTSILCRIFVLGLISCSIQMFMYVGIRYSSPTLASAMTDLVPAFTFILAIITRMENLDLRVRSSRAKSIGTIMSITGALTMTMYEGPPVAFTSLTSTKLNGNVTLPQSNWVMGGILSAIAAFMLAVLFVFQTSIIRAYPAELMVTLICCTFVAMQSSIVSLMAERNPSAWRLRPDIELIAIVYSAVLVVGLRSVASAWVMRRKGPFFAAMFKPVGIIIAVVMGVTFLGDTLYLGSVVGAAIIAIGFYTVMWGKDKEETLLEDVPAHGMESSSHNVPLLQNKTFQA; encoded by the exons ATGTGGAGTTTTAAACTTACGCTAGTGATGTTAGTAATAGAGTCGTTGGAGATGGGCCTAAATACCATAAGCAAAGCAGCCATGAGTAGAGGGATGAGCAACTTCGTCTTTGTTGTTTACTCTAATACCTTTGCCATTCCCTTCCTTCTTCTTTCATGCCTTCTCTTTCACAG AAGAAAACCCCCTCCTCCACTCACCACTTCCATCCTCTGCAGAATCTTTGTTCTTGGCCTCATCAG TTGTTCAATACAGATGTTTATGTATGTTGGAATAAGGTATAGCTCTCCAACCTTAGCCTCAGCCATGACTGATCTGGTCCCTGCTTTTACCTTCATACTTGCCATCATTACCAG GATGGAAAATCTAGACTTGAGAGTCCGCAGTAGTCGCGCCAAATCTATTGGCACCATAATGTCCATCACAGGAGCACTCACTATGACGATGTATGAAGGTCCTCCAGTTGCGTTCACCTCATTAACTTCTACCAAACTCAATGGAAATGTTACGTTGCCACAATCAAACTGGGTTATGGGAGGTATTCTCTCTGCAATTGCTGCCTTCATGCTTGcagttttgtttgttttccag ACCTCCATTATTAGAGCCTACCCTGCAGAGCTGATGGTAACACTCATTTGTTGCACCTTCGTGGCCATGCAATCTTCCATAGTCTCTCTGATGGCAGAAAGGAATCCAAGCGCATGGAGATTAAGACCAGACATAGAGTTGATAGCTATTGTATACTCA GCAGTTCTTGTAGTTGGACTTCGAAGTGTTGCTTCTGCATGGGTAATGCGCAGAAAGGGGCCTTTCTTTGCAGCCATGTTTAAGCCAGTTGGGATCATAATTGCAGTTGTGATGGGGGTCACTTTTCTTGGAGATACTCTCTATCTTGGAAG TGTGGTTGGAGCTGCTATAATAGCTATTGGGTTTTATACAGTGATGTGGGGGAAGGATAAAGAGGAGACGCTACTTGAAGACGTCCCAGCCCATGGCATGGAATCATCCTCCCACAACGTCCCTCTTTTGCAAAACAAAACTTTCCAGGCTTAG